Genomic window (Equus asinus isolate D_3611 breed Donkey chromosome 8, EquAss-T2T_v2, whole genome shotgun sequence):
gatgcgcacacacgcgtgcacacgcGGAGGTGCCAGGCAGCAGTGCAGCAAGCTCAGGTGGGGCAGGAGTGGGCAGGTcacagggcctggggcagggttggggagggctggggaaggaaCCCGGCTCCACCTTCGCCACCCTCCCTTTTCTGCCCTGGAAGCGGCAGCCAGCACAGCAGGGTACCAGCAGGAACACAGGGAGGACAAGCGGCAGGAAGGGGAAAGGCAGGCCGCAAACGGCTCTGCATTAGGTCTCTGTCATGTAGTTGCTGAAGGCCAGAGGAGGCACGGCCTGAAAGCTGCTCCACCGCCTCGCGCCAGGCTGGGACTCCACGCGCCCTTGCTCTTTATATTTACCCAGGATGTTTCTGGCTTCTTCTGCATCCCGCAAAGGGCTCTCTCCATATTCTTCCTTCAGCCACTGCCGGTACTGGAAAAGtgggaaacaaaaccaaaatgtcACACACAACCCCCTGAATCCCCATAGGCATTTCACCTCTTACTTAATGGTACCGACTTGGCCACATACAAACAGGGAAATAAGTGGGCATTGGGCAATCATAGTTCTGTGGTTGGCCAGCCAGGGTCAAGCAAGAGAAATAACTGCTTCTTCAAGGTTTTGGCCTGAGGATATGAAAGCAAGCCAAACCAAGAAAGGCACTTGAcccaaagggagagaaagagaaactaacaCAGGGCCTAAAGAAACGGATAAGGGGTGACATCCTGTGGCTGCGGCTGGTGAACTACAGCCCAGTGACAACTGCAGTGGGGATCCAGGTGGGCCATTGTTGGACCAGACAACCTCTGTGGGTCTTTCCAACTCTAGTCGTGATGATTCCAGGTGTGTACAGAAAGACTGAGGCATCTTCTCTGGGGCTGCTGCCTACGTTACCAAAGTCCCCTGGTGTGTTACCTGGTGCACTTCATGCTTCTCAAAGTCCTGGAGCTGTCTCTGGAAGCCCAGGTTGGGGTTGGCACAGGACCTCCCTGCACGCACCGTGTGCAGGGCGTCTTCCCAGCCAAAGTCGGTGACGGTCATGATGTAGGCAATCACCAGAGTCACGCTCCTGGAGACGCCGGCCAGGCTGCGGGGCCAGGAGAACGACACATGGGCAAGACACGTTTAGGTTCCTAAGTCTACTCCCGATCTGTCTGGAGCAGGGGATTCTGTGGACCCCATTCTCCCAAGTCTTCCCGCCTTGGCTTATGAGCAAACAGCAAGCCAGCATGTTACTAGGAAATTACTCAGAAACATACGCGCTGCCCTCCGCTTTACGACGCTCGAATCTCAGGCATCCTTTATCTGTGTTAGCctcattttttattgatttttcactGGCTATGGCTCTGGGCACTTCAGTTTCCTGATTCTGTATCGTTCCTGAGCCTTTCTTCAGATATTCTCTATTTCCCCAAACAGATAAAATTACAAAAGCACAGCAAGGGAACTGAGGATCTGAGATCTACACAGTAAATCCATCCATAAGCTAAGCAGTGGAGAAGCCTTCATGTTTAAAAGTCTGGTTTTCTTAGGTACGTGAGGGCTAAATCCGaaacttaaaaaaacattaaatacagAGGCCTCTACCACGTATTTCGTGTTCTTCTTGCCCTGACTAAGCAGAGGGCCAGCGTGGCACACTCAGCCTGCTGTGAGCTGCGGGCCAAGTGGCCGCTCTGCAGGCAGCAGCGGTTGCCCATCTCGAACAGGCTGAGTAAGGGGACCAATTTTAAATGCGTATGCAAATTAAGGCGGTCACAGAAAGGCTGTGCTGTGTCAGACTTAGAGTGGTCTAGCAACGGTTTAAGACGGGGAAGTTTAGccaatttctcatttttagaCAAGCCTGTCTTCAGATTTACACAACTGTATGAAATACAAATTCCTAGAATATCAGGCCCACacatattcaaatataaataataataataataataaaacactcTCAAGTAGTGGCTCTTCCCTGCGGCTTTATATCAGCAATACTGAGAGAGCTTTTAAGAAACACATCCTCTTGGGCTGCAGCCCTGGAGATTCCAGCTCACCCGGAGCCACAGAAGCCCAGGCAGGGGTCTCAGAACTCCCGTTACAGGGCTTCACCTACACCCCCAAGCActttaaagcaaatgaaaatgaatgtcACAAAGCCTGCAATTTGTATTTATCACATGGCCTatcctttttaaaagtaaaatgaaaaatcacaCCATTTCAAGAACTGTATAAAACTACAGAacactatttttaaagcaaagcatCCTTGGCCCCCATTACAGGCTACTGGCCCTTAGAACAAATGACAGTTTTCATGAAAGGCTCTTCTGGATGCCATGCAATGGGTCCCCTCTGCCATGGCAGGACTGCCACCAAGCTTAGCAGCAACACTCCCCAGAAGACATCGCTTTGCATTTCTGGAGAGCCTTCACTACAACAGCAACTTCTCTGGGGGAACTCAAAAGATTAAGCTTTAAGTTAACTAAGATCAAGCCTCATCCGAGAGAGAGGGGACACATCCAGCCTGCACCTTAACAGACAGCAGAGCCCTGGCTCCAGAACACTGGCTGCTGGTTCCCTGGGCACACTAGTTATCATATCATGAACAcatgctgcaatgaaaatgagAGCCCACACTCACAGAGagctcactatgtgccaggtgcggAGCTGAGAGCCTTACGTGTGCTGTCCTTGGGTTACGTGTGTTATAACAGTGTGTGggtacatatgcatacatatatctaCATGCCTAGCGTACAGCTGAATGCAGAACATATGATATACATATAATAGCTGTATATAAACTGTTTAAGAGACTATTCAGATCTTTTCAAAGCAAAGCAGTCAGCCAAACACACATAAAAGCCTCAATCTGTAAACAGAGAAGAAATGGTTATTTTGTTGTTAATAGGAATGCAGTGCAAACACCCATATGTGCAATCAAAATTCTCCAGAAAGAAACAATGTTCTGAAAGGCCACTGGAGTTTCAGGGGTGAGCCTACAGCCCCACGGCCTCAGAAGAGGCTGCTCTGGCAGAGCGGTAGATGGAGGCAGGAAAGGAACTTCTGTCCTCTGTAACCTCGACAGTCCCTACAGAAGTCCTAACTGCAAAAATGAAAATcctaagtgaaaatgaaaaaaaacattGTAGGCTTCTCCTTCAACAAGAGCAAATGATGACTAACAGACAGCAAGGGTCAGGGAGGATGTGtgctcgggggtgggggggaatgtAGAGAAAACTATTAGATGAAATAATTaatcacacacagaaaaacacacGATGAGAAGTCAAGCTGAGCAGAACACACTAAGCTATTATTATGCAAGAGACGTACATACCAGTGTACAAGACAGCCCTCACCCCTGAGCCGGCACTCATGAATGAATTTAATGCTCTCTTTGAAATGTCTTGTcctgggggaggaaaaaagagagaagtgacATCTCTCTACTTTACTCAACAtatgatgaaaagaaaaatccaccTGAGGTTTCTTGAAAAGGTCTCAGAGTCCCACAGCTTCAAAACCCTGGTCACACTGTCTGGGGCCAGAGCTGCCTCAAGCTGTAGAATCCATCACACACAACACTGAGGCCCGGGGAAGGCTGCCCATCTTCTGggattttcagaatttctctgcAAGGAATCCCTGAAACACACAGCTGCCACTGACTTGGGGGAGAGTGATCTGCCCATCCCTGTAGTCAGTCTGGGCCCCTTGACACTAGCAGCATGCCAGTGCCCCACACAGATGACCCACACACCAGCTGCGAGCAGTCACAGCCATCCAGGTGAGGAAGGTGCCCTCACCATGTGGCTCCCCAAGTCCTAAAAGCCAGTGTCCTTCTGATAATCTGAAAACCCAGTAATACACTCCCATCTTGGTCTCCTTTGACTTCCGTAGGTCCAGTCTGCATGTCACTGAGGAGCTGTGGGGAAATGGAAATGGCAGCTCCGACCCCTGCTTGGCCACCAActggctgtgtgcccttgggaaaGGCACTTATCTTCCCCTAACCTCACTTATAAAGGGAATAATATCTTACAGGGTGGGGTGAGGTAATGCACGCCAGGCTGCTCTACAAACCCCAAAGTCCTCTAAGGCGACAGGACCATGGCCCGCCCTCCTTctggctgcccctcctcccagaACCTGCCCATGTAGCACGTGGACATCGGCATCCATCGGGTTCTAGACTGGCTGGCGGGTTAAGTGCAAGTACTCTGAGAGGACCCACAGAGTACATGTGTGCTTTTCGATGTCTTCTACCTTTGAATGGTTTATAAAGCAGCAAACTATCTAAGTTACCCACGGACTAAATTCACTTCCCTTAAATACTGATTGAGTATTGACAATCTACTGGGGACTCTGGTAAGCTGCAACAGATTCAGAGATGAATAAGATGTAGGCCCCACTGCACAAACTAGGTCTACTTTCTCATGAGGGCAGACAGGGCAAATGAGTTTAATAAGAATGGGAAATGCAGGTGTGGGAAAGCAAACTCAGCCAGGTATTGACTGCAGAAGAAACTCAGCCGCCGAGGGGTAAGTGCCCAGCTGCATGAGGGCAGGCGGGCGACAAGGAAAGTGTCagtgcacacgcacgcacaccaCTGTAGCCAAACACAAGGCATGATGTCAGCACGCGTGCAGAGTCCTAAACCCAAGGACTCCAGACTCTCAGCTGAAATCTCTACCTACCAGAACATTGCGAGTGGAGCCACCGCTAATTCTCCTAGGGACAGATGCTCCCCATGCAGACTTATAAAGTGACCCGGGGCATTCAACTCTACTCCCAAACACTGGCTTGGCATAAGCAGGTAAGACAAGACTCCTGCTGTGACCTGAAATCTGAGTGTTAGTCCTGAAAGAGTCCTCATGGCAGGGCTGTGAAGCAGAAAGCCCTGGGGGGTCCGGGCAGTGAGCAGACTGCACTGGGATGGAGGGGTGTGGGCACTTGGGGGATGTGACCGGGAGAAGCCCAGCCCCAGGGCAAGGCGCTGCAGGCAGGAGGGAAGGCTCTGTGCCATCAGAGCTCCCGGCTCGAGAGAAACCCACAATCTGGAGTTTGCAGCGAAGCTTCTGATTCCGGAACCATGGCAGACCTCCAGTTCTGACTGTGTGTGGGGCAGCAAAGTGCCCAGACCCTCAGGATATGCCATCttccctccagctccagccccaaaGAACACAGGGGAGGCAGTGGGCTGGGGGCATCTAGAAATGTCTTCACTTCCTGATGAAAAGAAAGCTATCAGGCCCGgccccgaggctgagtggttacAGTTCCGGGCACTTCGcgtcagcggcccaggttcgcgagttcggatcctgggcacaggcctactCTACTCACTAGCCACGCAGTGCAGGAGTCGCACATGCAacacagaggaagacgggcacaggtCTTAGTTCAGGGCTCATCTTTCtcggcaaaaaagaaaagaaaagaagagaaagctgtcTATCTCCGCCCCAGTCTTTGTGCCAGGGACTTGCAGTGAGCGCCACACCAAGCTGCGTCAGCTGCCCACCAGCAAGGCAATGGCCCAGGGTGAAAGAACGGCAGCGAGGGGCACTGTGGGCTGCCCAGGCCCGGCAGCCCCGCCTCCAGGCTTCACGGTCACAGAGTGAAGTAAATAAATGTCTTTATAACTTAAAACACTGTTAACCAGATAGCCTGTTACTTATAGCCAAACACAACCTACCTGACATCAGCAACTAATTCAACAGTTTGAAAGACAGTGAGCCAACTGGCCTGGCCTAGGAGCGGTTACAGGCTGCCATCTACGGTCTGCTTCATGGTTTATGCAGTGTGGGGTGTCCTCCTCCGCAGGCCATTGCAGATGGCAGACAGGCCAGAGCGGGTCGGTAAGTTCGCTGTAGgctccaggccaggccaggccccccAAAACCCAGGGCTCACCCCTGACTGTAGGCCAGCAGCTGAGGGGTGCAGCTGGACGGCACATGCCTTTGTCCACCAGGCCTCCCACACTGGGGCCCTGTCCGCACCTGCAGCCCATGCTCTTGCCTGTCCTTTGTGGGTCTCCTTCTGGTCGGCGAGAGCTGCATCTGAGACAAGACAGGCAGGGAAGAAGACAGCAACCAGAAAAGGAAAAGCGAATCTAGAAACGAATGACAACCGCCTGAGTCAGTGAGCAAACCACAGATGGCTTCTGAGTACACTGCGGCGGCACCAGTGACGTGAGGGCCAGCAGTCCCCTCCAGGCGGACAGGGCTTGGTGTCTTGGGTATGTGGTCAGTGCTGTGGAGCTCACCAAGATCTCCACATGTGAATGACAAGTGAATCCCTTTACTGAAACCTGAGAGTGGGAACAACTCTGTATATCTGGCTTTTATTCCTGCATGTCCTAAACCACACGTACGATGAAACCCAAGTCTTATATTGTGGAGTCAGCCTTGCCACATCTCTAAACAAGAGAGTGGGCGTGGGGGTGTGGTCAGGAGGGCAACACCCAGACCCGCGAGCCCAGAGCGAGTGTGAAGGAGGTGAGGAGCCAGGGAAGTCCTGAGGAggcgcccctccccaccccaaccagcCAGCTTTCCCTCGCTCAGTTGTCTGCACCAAGtgttaaacccaggataaacccACGGACAGCCCCTGTCCACCACTGGGTTGGGGTGGCAGCATCCGTGAGGGTGCTGCTGATGGCCCCGACCTAGGAGCGTAACGACGCCCACGAAGGGGTGGCGCAGAGCCCCACCACGAAGCTTGACTCATGAACGCAACTGGCGCAAGGCCAGGCCAGGCAGACGTTCCTAGAAGAGCCTTTTCCAAGAACGGCAGGAGGCAGGCTCGGCACTGCTGCCTGGGTGCGCTGCAGGCAGTGGGGGTTATTTCCAGGGAAGCTAATGACATAAGCCCAAGCCCTGGTCACTGAACTCCCTCCTCCACAGTGGGAAATACCCGCGGCTCCAGTCCTAGCATTGCTCAACTCTCCAACGGGAAGCAGAAGCAAATCTGGAGCCCCATCCACCACAAGCTGTTTCAATGAACACAGCAGCTTCCCTATTCCTCTTCGTTTTGTTTCTCTTCACTTTGTACCTTTACTTCCATATCAAGACGTGGAGTAAGGTCTGTTCGAGGAAAGCCTGCTGGGCTCATCCACAGGGAAGCACGACCTACAGGCGTGTCACAAACTCACCCCATAGTGCCTGCTGCTGCCGACATCCAGAGAGAACACCCCGAGGGGTAGAGAAGGGCGCTTCCGATGAGAGGTGTCCTCCACAAACAGCCAGCGCTGCCATcgtccccttcctcctcctcactctgTGCTGGCTCTCCTCACTGATCAGTGCACCCAACCCCTCACCCCTCATCCAGAGGCTAAGAGCCAGGACCAGCCAGGTTTTCCTGACCTTCAGAGGGTTCACAAAAACCATGGTGGACAGATGGAGCAAAACCACATCACACAATGCTCATTTGTTGAGGCTGAACAATTCCTCCTTACTCCAAGCCTGCAAGATTTGGAGGTTGTGATCCCCACTGTGGGATCTGAGGCAGTCCTGTCCTGCTGAGAACTCTGCTTGTCTGAACAGGAGCCCAGGGGTCTGGCCAAGTACCTGGAAGGGCAGCTGGGCTTACCCCAAAGCCAGCAGGACCAGACCAGGTTGTACTGACAGCAAAAGCCACGAGATCCAGGATGCTTCTCCTTCCCCCAACAGAGtatgaatatgtgtgtatatgtgtgcatgtctgtgtatatatatgaaagcaaaacagaaaaacacaggaAAGGCAAGTAcccttagaattttttttcctcagaaagcaatgcttaaaaaaaaggcaaatgagtGAAGTCTTCTGTCTGAGCCCAGTCCCTGGGAGGTGGACATGGACCAGAGAGTTGGTCCTCCTGGGGCAAACTTGGTGCAGGCCCCCAGGCCCTGAGCGGGCCCCTCCGGCCACACTGCCTGCGGGACTCTCGCATCCCCTGAAGAGAGCCGCGGAGAGTCTTCATCCGCATGGCACATGTGCGCAGCATTCAACACAGACCTGACAGGTATGCGAGCAATTCCCCAACTGGTGTATTTTTTGCCctgacaacatttttaaaaaattgggggaaTATATTTACTGTACTTTTCATTTTGCCAGATgaggtcatttaaaaaatgaactaagGAAAAAAACCTCTCTACCATCTACCACAATATCATTTCACAAAGAATAGTTCAACACTATAAAAACAAGGAGGACAGAGTCTAAGACTGAAAAATAGTTCTTTAAGTTGAATAAGCAAAGTCTTATGAAAATAATATACGTTTTCTGCATATTTCTCACTTCTGTGGGCTGCAGAGTCCTCAGGAGTCATGCgtgagcatgtgtgtatgtgtatacacatgagTGTGCATCTCTGTCTGGAAGCAGGATTGTAGCACTCCAAGGGCCCATTTACCTCTGATCTTTCAAAACtgctttttaataatgaaaataaagaaaaatgtagaagTACAGAAGACACCAACTAAACTAAAGAAAACATACCCAAAAAGATAGGAAGGTAGATTAAAGGCAAGGAAGTTTTACTGATATTTTAATATCAGTATGAAACACTGTATTTAACACTCTCTGTATTGCTAATGCCTCTTCTGCCCACAAAAACCTCAAGAAATTTAGAGCCCGCTCGATTCTCAAACCACTGAAGGCCACACAGGCCGTCCTGTGCCGATGCGATGTCGCCAACCGCACAGCACAGACCAGACTCCCCAGGACTCGGCAGAAGGAGAAGATGAAGAGACACAATTATCCCCCTAACGATGTCTAAATACAAAACaccaatttaataaatattaaactgCCTGAATAAAATAAGCTACTATGCATCCAACCATTCACTCTCGGGATACATTAATATTCCTTATAGAGTGCAGACACAAAGTATAATCTTACTTGTGGAAATGCTTAGTGTTCATAAAAAACAGCTTTACTTATCTCACCTAATACTATAAAAATGATaggtattttacagatgagagaaatgacttgcctaagaaagcacagagagaaaggaaaaccaagTATTTCCAAAAGCCCTCATTCACTAACCCGCCCCACATCGGGATGTGGGGAACACTCAGTGCGTGCATTTGACACAAACCCTAGGATGCCTCTCATTGTGAGAAATCATGCAAAACGTACCAGCCCGGGTCTGTGGGGTTATTATGACTCTGAGAACTTGAACTTTCACATTTCCTGACTTTGCAAGGCAAGGTGGTTGGGGGAACTGAGCTAAAATTTTAATGTGCTAATGTTATCTCACCCAGGTTTCTGCATTTTAAATTCCTGGAAGGTCAGAAGGAGAGTTTGTGAGCATTAAGGCCAAGACAGAACACTGGCCTTTCTGGGCAACTGAATGCCAAGTGAAAGCAGGTAGTCTCAAAAGGCCACAAACCTCTCACCAAGCACAATTAGCATGAAGAATTCCTGTCGGCATAGGGATTTGTAGGGAAAGATTTAGGGTATAAAACCTTAAATTATATCCAgagttggaaataattttaaaaatctgtaaccAGTTTAAAACAATAAGTGATACAGTTTACTAGAATTTGTCATTATAAACAGGAACTCTCAGGCATCAGGAATTAAAAGTGGCTGCACTAAAGAACTACTAGTTTTAATTGTCGGGTTACCTAGAGCACATTTTCCAAGTGACGGACGTGATTTCTCTTGCTTTGTTAACCAGAGCACTAAGAATGTTTGTCTCTCGACCATCTACATTGGTTGACGATACAGAAAGTGAAGGTTTGGTGCCAGCCTTCACACGCTCCTAATGTTGGTGAGTACTAACTACAGGCTACCTGGAGTGAGGTAGGTCATGTAAACAGAGTCAAGGGTTCTGCCTGCCAACGTCCACAGTCTGATTCTATCATGAAAGCACGCTCACCTCAAAAGGCACGTTATGCTTTCCAGTGCAACATCCGTAACAGGTGAAGAGAAACTCAAGCTATTTCGTAGGCCCTCTCTCACCATAAATAGTACACCTAGATCCCCAACTTAACTCCACATCTCCACAGAATGTCAGCAGAGCAAGAAATACTGATAGAATAATGGACATTTATGGGCCCAAACCCTCACTTATGCATAAACTTTGCTATGACTGATGGATTAAAAATAAGTTTCCCCAAAGAATCGCACCAGGGCCTAAGAACATGACTTTTCTGCCTTTTGATGAGTTATGGTCTTGACTTCCTTTCCCAACTGAAAGAGAGGTCGCACTGTCGTAGATCTTCACTCAAAATAGCAGCaagcttctttctgtctttctctgcaAGTTCTTTCTGTCATTTGCCCCAAACATGGATACAGTATTAACCTACCTGTTGAAACACGGTACCCACCCCCTACTTTCATCCAGATACAAGGAAAGTATTAAAAGCCAAACCACTCATCTCTGTACGTACTTGGGACAGGAGAGAACTAATTCAAATCTAAGGGGCTAGTCCTCTGGCCCCAAGGTGACTGTGTTTGGGCTGGTTTTGCCAGAAGATTCGAACTGACCCATGAGACAGGAACTCAGAGCAGCAGCTGCTGCATTCTCTGTCATGTGAGCACATCTTCCAAGTAACTGAAGTGGGCCTCCCGAGCACCAAAACTTATTTCCATTATCTTTTCTCTAACTCAAGATATGTTAATATACTTTGAGTAgagtaaaaatattcttttactttcaaaagtCCTTGAGTTCACAGAGAACACTTCCACATACATGAACTCATCTCCAAAAATCCTGAAGGCAGgcatttttcagatgagacaaCTAAAGTTCAGATGGGTtaaaatgacttgtccaaggtggATGGAACTGGTTTTAAATTTAAGACATCGAATGTCTAGGTTCACCGCTTTCTTGTCTATACAGTGTAGGACTGCTCAACACTCAATCTTCACTTGGTAAGTCAGAGTCATTGCCCTGGACATCAAGCACAGTGCTTGGCTCCATCAAAGCTGCAAAGTCCTGGAGCCAGCTCAAGTGTAGGTGGCCATGTGCCCTGACAACAAATGCCCAGGATGTGTTGCAATCTGATTCTTCCAAAGAGTCATATTGCCAGGCAGATATTGACAAGCTCAACAGTATGTAAGAATCTCAGTTTGAGATAAGAGCAAAGCAACCATTCTAAAAATAGCCACCAAAACACAGGCAGAAGATTGCTATGGTCTTCAGAGAAAGGCAGTGGCTCACTTCCTTCCGTACACACATGCCCTTCCAACCACTTCTGTTTCTTGACACGACTAGTAACCAAGGAAGTTCTCTAgcgcttctcctcctccttcccgaCCCAGGCTACTGGTTTGCCTAGAGATCCCAGTAAAATCTCTCCTCCACCATCCTCAATCAGAAAAAATGACTATTTCTGTGAGATATGGAGAGCTAGTATGGAAGCACAGGCCTCAGCAGAATTATTTGCCCCTCCCAACCCACCCCTCCTTGTCCTGGTCTAAGTCTATACCCCCGGCCCCTGCTCTACTCCTACTCTGCCCCACATAAATCCATCTGACTCcagccccatttttttttttcaaacaggCAGATCTCACAAAATCATTGCATAACCTGTGATTTCTCTGCTCtccaacagtgaaaaactaaGGCTGGCTGATATTCCGGGATTCACCAGTTTTTGGAGAGGCTGGACACTTGGGGTAGCAAACATAACACTGTGAGGTCTGTACCTCTGATTTGTAGGATTTGTAGGCCATAGAGCTTGAGAATCACGAAGGATGAATCTTCACTCCCAGATTTGCAAACACCATCAAAGCTTATAACTTCCCTGATGAAATGCAGTCACATGTAATTCTAGGAGGGTTGTTGTGTCTGACCTCCAACGCCCAACACAAGGCCAGCctgagaagcagaggctggggtCCACTGGATGCACTGAATGGCTAGAACTTCTTCTGCCCCAGCCTGTCAGCCTGCGAGGTCCAATTCCAAGCTTCAGTACAACTTTCATCCAAGTCATGGTCTTTCTGGGGCACTTCTGAACACGGAAGGGTGTGAATGTTAAAGCCGTCACTGCCAAGCGTCTGCAGAGCCCCACTCTGGCAAAGCCCAGCCCTGAGAGTCCCCACACAACTGCCGGCATTTGGCCAGAGGAGCAGTTATGAATTCCTCTCTATAGGGGCAAACAGAGTGAATATGGCATCAAAGATGTATTCAGCTGTGAAGAAACAAGGACTGGACTTTCCCAAACTAGAAAGACCTGTTCACTCAGCTCAGACAAGCTGGAGAACTGCACTGTGCCATGTGGAGGCTGCCGCCACTGGGAGCTGTTGAGCGCTTGAAGCGAAGCTGGTCCAAGCTGAGATGTGCTGCAAGCGTAAAAACTCataccagattttgaagacttagtatgaaaaaaacaGATGTagaatatctcaatttttttgtgtgttgagcatatgttgaaatgatagtaTTCTGCATATATTGGGTTAAACAAAGCATATTACTAAAACTTTTgtcacctgttttttttttttactttttttaacgTGGCtcctagaaaacttaaaattacattGTGTGGCTTGCATTTGCGGCTCATATCTATTTCTATTTGACAGTGCTACTTCAGACAAAACCCAACAGCTCCTTTAAGCGTTTGCTTCTAGAGAAAGGATGAACATGCTAAAGCTTTGCTTTGAGGGTCCTTTTACAAATTAGACTCTTTGAGTAGACTCCCGTCAGTGGGCGTTGCACAAGAAGCGCACCTCCAGCTCTGGCACTGCCCACGTGGCAGCACAGCCGGCTGTGGCCTCACGGCTCCCCGCGGGGTGGCAGCGGTGCATGGGAGCAGGGGTCCCATAGGCTCCAAAGACTGTACAGTCCTTAACTTATTTGACTTTATAgtcctttattcatttttaatatctcCAAATAACACAGGGAAAAAAACACTTACAGGTTTTGAGATGGTGAATCCGCTGCTGGAATGCACAGGTATTTAACCCCCTGtagaatgataaaaaataaaacaaaataaaaagatgatactcagtggagtaaaatatttaaaggaactATTTACTcaggtcaaaaaataaaaaataaaaaggagaagttTTTCACTCATCTTTTGTTGCCAAGGAACTGGGGAAAAACTCTTTAATTAAGGTTCCTGGTATTTTCCACGACCATGCACACAAATATTCACACTCTAGTTTGCAAACAGTTTGTAGGTTAGACAGTGTtcatcaaaaaagtgaaataattgaGTATTTTCCAGTAAGCGTCAACAAATTCCAGAACTATCATCTCAGAGAGCTGTTCACATATTCCACATTTTTCATCTATTTCATTTAGGGTCCTAAATGGCCAAAAAGGAAGCACTGTTAGTAAAAACCTTAACACGATGACTAAAAACTATAATGCTAGCTAGAGTTTCCTCGTCCAATTTCAGCATGAGGAGAGTCACCGTTCACTGATGCACTGGGAGAAGCTTTACACAttggaaaaacaatttatttcgcttgcttttcagaaaagtaaaagtttgtGTACCAaactaatacattttttaaaaaagaatggttagatttgaaaaaaaaaatgaacttgacATAGGTCTctataaaaatctataaaaaatg
Coding sequences:
- the DUSP22 gene encoding dual specificity protein phosphatase 22 isoform X9 — translated: MGNGMNKILPGLYIGNFKDARDAEQLSKNKVTHILSVHDSARPMLEGVKYLCIPAADSPSQNLTRHFKESIKFIHECRLRGEGCLVHCLAGVSRSVTLVIAYIMTVTDFGWEDALHTVRAGRSCANPNLGFQRQLQDFEKHEVHQYRQWLKEEYGESPLRDAEEARNILGMFFLHSHPGNSEAPGLSQTTVICLKFLKCCKATELRLVLPKRNST
- the DUSP22 gene encoding dual specificity protein phosphatase 22 isoform X12 — its product is MGNGMNKILPGLYIGNFKDARDAEQLSKNKVTHILSVHDSARPMLEGVKYLCIPAADSPSQNLLAGVSRSVTLVIAYIMTVTDFGWEDALHTVRAGRSCANPNLGFQRQLQDFEKHEVHQYRQWLKEEYGESPLRDAEEARNILGMFFLHSHPGNSEAPGLSQTTVICLKFLKCCKATELRLVLPKRNST
- the DUSP22 gene encoding dual specificity protein phosphatase 22 isoform X14; translated protein: MGNGMNKILPGLYIGNFKDARDAEQLSKNKVTHILSVHDSARPMLEGVKYLCIPAADSPSQNLLAGVSRSVTLVIAYIMTVTDFGWEDALHTVRAGRSCANPNLGFQRQLQDFEKHEVHQYRQWLKEEYGESPLRDAEEARNILATPGILKRRAFLRRL
- the DUSP22 gene encoding dual specificity protein phosphatase 22 isoform X16, producing the protein MGCRTRHFKESIKFIHECRLRGEGCLVHCLAGVSRSVTLVIAYIMTVTDFGWEDALHTVRAGRSCANPNLGFQRQLQDFEKHEVHQYRQWLKEEYGESPLRDAEEARNILATPGILKRRAFLRRL